A single window of Nicotiana tomentosiformis chromosome 1, ASM39032v3, whole genome shotgun sequence DNA harbors:
- the LOC104112026 gene encoding uncharacterized protein, whose translation MVNFLLAITAELENLTNLQPQGGCTDPDFPYHFKLKCGNCGEITQKETCVILGDTVPLPIGKGTTHLIQKCKFCSRDGTVTMITGRGRPLTHGDSQAGKYAPLMLFECRGFEPLDFAFLGEWQAESLEGTKFEGIDLSGDEFADYDEKGECPVMISNLRATFNVLK comes from the exons ATGGTGAATTTCTTGTTGGCGATCACGGCGGAGCTTGAGAATCTCACTAACCTTCAGCCGCAAGGCGGTTGTACTGATCCTGACTTCCCTTACCACTTCAAG CTGAAGTGTGGCAATTGTGGCGAGATCACCCAAAAGGAGACTTGCGTGATCTTGGGTGACACTGTTCCTCTTCCCATAGGCAAGGGCACGACCCACCTTATTCAGAAG TGTAAGTTCTGTAGCAGGGATGGTACAGTAACCATGATCACTGGCCGAGGCCGCCCACTGACTCACGGTGATAGTCAAGCTGGAAAATATGCACCCCTGATGTTATTTGAGTGCAGGGGTTTTGAGCCTCTGGATTTTGCTTTCCTGGGAGAATGGCAAGCTGAATCG CTTGAGGGAACAAAATTTGAAGGCATCGATTTGTCCGGAGATGAGTTTGCTGACTATGATGAAAAAGGCGAGTGTCCAGTGATGATTTCCAACCTTCGTGCCACTTTTAATGTATTGAAGTAG